A single Phoenix dactylifera cultivar Barhee BC4 chromosome 1, palm_55x_up_171113_PBpolish2nd_filt_p, whole genome shotgun sequence DNA region contains:
- the LOC103701696 gene encoding cell wall integrity protein scw1, protein MAGAGMHPYHQQWVPPPQPPPPAAPPIPVENPNRTAADEVRTIFISGLPADVKERELHNLLRWLPGFDASQINFKAEQPMGFALFSTPQHAIAAKNALQDLVFDAETKSVLHTEMAKKNLFVKRGVVADSNSIDQSKRLRTGGDYTHAGYPAPPFHTPPPPPVWGTPGYMAPPAPYDPYGGYPVPQVSMPTPAPVPAPSGYAPVQNTKDNPPCNTLFIGNLGENVNEEELRGIFSVQPGYKQMKILRQERNTVCFIEFDDVNGATTVHQNLQGAVLPSSGRGGMRIQFSKNPFGRRKDSVNGSAAEHNGAPTTYQQ, encoded by the exons ATGGCCGGCGCTGGCATGCATCCCTACCACCAGCAGTGGGTGCCGCCACcacagccgccgccgccggctgcCCCTCCTATCCCCGTCGAAAACCCTAATCGCACCGCTGCCGACGAG GTTCGGACGATCTTTATATCGGGTCTTCCGGCGGACGTGAAAGAGAGGGAGCTCCATAACCTCTTGAGGTGGTTGCCGGGGTTCGACGCGTCTCAGATCAACTTCAAAGCGGAGCAGCCTATGGGGTTTGCCCTCTTCTCCACTCCTCAGCACGCCATAGCAGCCAAGAATGCGCTTCAG GACTTGGTGTTTGATGCTGAGACAAAGTCTGTCTTGCACACAGAGATGGCGAAGAAGAATCTTTTTGTCAAGAGAG GTGTGGTGGCTGACTCAAACTCCATTGACCAGAGTAAACGCCTGCGAACTGGTGGGGACTATACTCATGCAGGCTATCCTGCTCCACCTTTTCACactccaccaccacctccaGTTTGGGGGACCCCAGG ATATATGGCTCCACCTGCTCCATATGACCCATATGGAGGTTATCCAGTACCTCAAGTGTCCATGCCTACTCCTGCTCCTGTGCCAGCACCTAGTGGTTATGCTCCTGTTCAG AATACAAAAGACAATCCTCCATGCAATACACTTTTTATTGGCAATCTGGGCGAGAACGTAAATGAGGAAGAACTTAGGGGCATTTTTAGTGT GCAACCTGGTTACAAACAAATGAAGATCTTGCGTCAGGAGAGAAATACTGTTTGCTTCATTGAGTTTGAT GATGTGAATGGTGCTACAACTGTTCaccagaatctgcagggtgctgTTCTTCCTAGCTCTGGTCGCGGTGGCATGCGAATACA ATTTTCAAAGAACCCTTTTGGACGGAGGAAGGATTCAGTCAATGGGTCTGCAGCTGAGCACAACGGAGCTCCTACTACCTACCAGCAGTAA